AATCATGCACAGCATAAATCCTTTTACCCCATATCCGTATAAATGAAGATTATTCATTTCTGTTTTCAATAATTCCTGGGAAACGGAATGTTGTGGAAGATAGTCTTCCAATAAGATGCAAAATTCCTTTTCAGCCTCCTGAAAATAGGGCTCGTTGATCCAAAGAGTATCATCTGCATCAAAAGCAATAACAGTTATATTATTATTCATATTTAGTTTACTTTAGTTTTTGTAATTTTCGCTCACAAAAATCAGTATAAAAAACAAAACAGAAAAGGACATTTGTCCCGGCAAAATATGTTACGTACCAACCAACCCTTTTTAGATTATTTAGAAAAGCTTTATGAGAATCAGGATCATAAAGATAAGATTGTGTTAAAGTCTTTTGAAAAAGGAGAAAAGATCTTAACGCAAAATGAAGTTTCCACTAAAATAATGCTTATCAAAAGTGGAATTACGAAATGTTTTTTTGTTGAAGAAAACGATAAGGAATACATTGTAGAATTTTTGGGAAAAGGAGAAATTATTGGGGAAATAGAGGTTATTAAAAACGTTCCCTGTCTTTGCAGTATTGAAGCCATTACAGAAGTTACCGTCTATTCGATGACGATTCCATATTTCCAGTCTTTAATTAAAAATGATCTGACGCTGAATAATTTATTACTTGATGTTTTTGCAGACCGCATCTTCAATACATCAAGCAGAGCTTCTTACCAGCAGTTGCATACTACAGAACATACTCTGTCCCAACTTCTCGAAGTAAAGTCCAAAGAAATGAAAATTTCAAAAGAGGATATGGCGGCTTATCTGGGAATTACTGTAAGAAGTTTAAACAGGGCTTTTAAAGAATTAAAGGAGAAAGAACGCGATGAATAATTGGCTGCAATAGAACTCAAATCTTCGCGTATCTTTGCAAAAAAGGATCGTAGAATGGAAGAATTAACGTTCAGAAATGCAGCCATTGAAGATTTACCAAGAATCGTAGACATCTATAATTCAACGATTGCATCCAGAATGGTGACAGCAGATACGGAAGAGATTTCTGTAGAAAGCCGTTATAAGTGGTTTTATGAACATTCTCCTGAAAAAAGGCCTCTATGGATGATTGAAGATGATAAAAATAATGTGGTGGGCTGGGTAAGCTTTTCTTCATTTTATGGAAGACCTGCTTACAACGGAACTGTGGAAATAAGCATTTATATGGATGAAAGCAGCAGAGGAAAAGGCTTTGGTAAGAAAGTTCTTCAACATTGTATTGATAATGCCGGAAAATTGGGAGTTAAAACTTTGTTAGGCTTTATTTTCCTGCATAATGAGCCGAGTTTAAAATTATTCCGACATTTTGGCTTTGAAGATTGGGGAACACTTCCTAATGTAGCTGTATTGGATGGAGTAGAACGAACGTTGAAAATATTAGGAAAAAGGATTAGTGATTAGAATAATGGAAAAATTAATTCAAAAATAAAAGCTGATGCAAACACCAGCTTTGAAGATTTGTAAGATGCGCTCTTAACTTATTTAGGTCACGGTGGAATTCAGCTTTAAAATTGCTAAAATCTTTTTAAAAAAATATATAAATCTTAAGGTCGCGTTGTAAATTCTATTTTATATTCAGCAGTTCCAAATTGATATCCGTCTTCAGACTCAGTATTTCGATTGGTGATATAAAAATCATATGTTGTATTCGGTTTAAGAGCAACGGTTTCCAGAATAAGTGTGGTTTTATCATTTTCAAAACCAAGTTCTTTCTGAAGCGGAAAATGTTCTTTACCATTCTTTGAAAAGTTTAAAGAAACATTTTTCATTTTCTTCGAAAAAGTAATCTTAATTTGCTTAATTTCAGGATCTACATTTTTGCTCTGATTATCAAAAGGCTCAATTTTTACAACCTTTGGCATATTCGCCTCGTATTTTTTGATAATTTCGCCTTTATTGATTGTATTGCCAAAGAATTTAGACTTTTCCACAAATTCATCAATGGCTTTTTCACTGCCAAAATCTAATTCAATAATATCTTTTACTGCCTGTTTTTTATCGGGATGATTTTGATAATATGATTTTGAAATTTCATACCCTATAAAATACCCCAAATCAGGATTTTCCGATATTTTACCATTATAAAGCCATTTATCACTACGGTTAGAATACATTTCAGCTTTAAAATCTTCTTTTACCTTAGATAAATTCGATTTTCCGTATTCAATATAAGATGTTTTAATAGGCTTTCCCAAAACAAGTTCAGCAATAAAATCACACGACCCCTCTCTTATTGAATGTCCTAAAAGATTCACATAGCCGTCTTTCTGATTTGTATGAACGTATTCATGTACAGTAAGAAAAACAACATCTAAATATTTCCTATGCTTAAAAGTATTTTTAAGCCAAGCAGAACTTAATTCAGAAGTATCCGTATTAGGATTACCAACTAAAATTTCAGAACCGATTAATACCATATCAGAATTGGTTGTTCCGCCTGATGTTAATCCTCCAATGATAAAATAAATGTTGGCAGGCTTGAGTTCAGGATAAATTTTCTTGAGCTTTCTGATGTGCTTTTCAATCTTTTTTTGCTCGCCATTTATCTGTAGGGTTGAATTTCGTATTGAACTCCAGAATTTAGGCAATTTTTCAATATTTTTAACAAAGAGACTGTCGGTAAGGTCTCTCTTTTTCATGAAAGATTTTAAACCGTCAGAAGCTTTATCTATGTATAAAGTATTGATTAATTGATGTTTTTTATTGTTGTCATCAGTTTTTTTGATTTGGTCGTATGCTTCCCAATAATGGTCAATATCACTTGTAAAAATGTAATTGTTTTTCTGAGAATAAACTTTTGAAATACTTAAAATAAGTAGTGCAGAAATAATTTTAGATTTCATTTAAATACTTGTAAATAATTTCTGTAAAATTAATCTAAACCTCGGTGAAAATCATACAATATTTCCAATTAATTCAATAAATATTGATTTTTAAAATTTAAACTTTCCTTTATTGATCGCCATTAACAAAATAATTTTGATTCATCAACAACTACTAATCTTTCGTAGTATTTTTTAATCCTCTGAATAATAATGGGTTTTAATTAAAAACGATCCTTAAAAGGACCGTTTATTATTTTTATGGATTTAATTTTATTTTTTTTGCAGACATATTTAGGAATCGTTTTACGAGAAACAATGCTGAAATAGTAAGTCCTAATCCTAAAGCGATCCACATTCCGAATGCTCCCATTTTTAAGGTCACACAAAGAAAATACCCCAAAGGAATTGTAATCAGCCAATACGCAATAAATGTGTATATAGAAGGTATTTTTACATCCTGTAACCCTCTCAGTGTTCCTAATGCAGTTACCTGAATTCCATCTGACAATTGAAATAATGCTGCAATAATCATAAGTTTCGAAGCCAGACTAATCACTTCAATCTCTTCCTTTTTAGTAAAAAAAGTAGGAAGAATATTTCTGCCTAAGATAAAGACGATCCCACAAATACACATGAAAATAAAAGCTATTTTCAGGTTATTGATCCCGACTTTCCTTAGCTCTACATAGTTCTGTTCACCCAGCTTTCTCCCGATCATTACCGTGGAGGCAACACTAAACCCTACACATAAGTTAAAAGTAAATGAAGCCATGCTCAAAGCAATCTGATGAGAAGCAATATCATGTGCCGAAATCAATCCGCATATAAAGGCTGCTCCTGCAAAAGCAGTAACTTCAAAAAACATCTGAAGTGCAGTAGGAAGTCCCAATCTCACCATTTTATCAAACATTTTCTTTGAAAAAACTTCAACTTTTAAAGAAAAGGCTTTAATATACTGCTTTGTTTTAGGTTCTTTCAACAAGACAATATAAAGAAATACCACCATAAAAATACGGGCAATTAAACTTGCCAGTGCAGATCCTTTTACTCCCATCTCCGGAAATATCCAAAGCCCTTTGATAAAAACGTAATTAAGAACAATATTAATGACATTGGCAATAATAGTAGCCTTTGTTACTCCGATGGTATAGGATAAACCTTCAGAAACCTCTCTTAAGGTCTGAAACGCCATAAACGGAACAATACTGATCGCCATAATCGTTAAGAAATCTACTGTATCAGGAATAATTTTAGCAGGTTGCCCAGAATGATAGAGTAGTGGCATTCCCAAAAACAAAATTCCCATTAAAATAATCCCCACAGACATATTAATAACAAAGCCATGGCTGAAAACCGAATTGATAGTCTTATGATCATGCTGTGAATGGGCTTCGGAAACCAATGGAGGAATTGCAAATGAAAACCCCAATGCCAGAACAAACATGGAGAAAAAAACCGCATTTCCTAAAGATACGGAAGCTAATGCATCTGCTCCCAATAGTTTTCCTACAATGATGTTGTCAAATAAATTGACCGAGACCTGTCCTACCTGGGTCAACATTACGGGTAAGGCAAGTGCTAAAGTTTCTTTCGTATATTTTTTATTTAAAAAGCTCATAATTTAAAATTCATATAGTTTGTAGTTTGAGTTCAAAAAAAAATTGCAGTAACAAATGATACTGCAATTTTTATAATTTATATTAAGTAATAATCTACATTATTTCCTTACAAAACTTGCAACGTCTTCGGCAGACACAGTGCTTCCACCTAAAATAATTAACCTTTCTACAACATTTCTTAATTCTCTGATGTTTCCTGTCCATGAAAGCGCTTTTAGGGCTTCAATCGCTTTATCATCGAATTTTTTTGTTGCGGTACCGTGCTCATCGGCGATCATTCCTGAGAAATGTTCAACCAGTAATTTGATGTCTTCTTTTCTTTCATCTAATGGCGGTACATAAATTTCGATCACAGAAAGTCTGTGGTAAAGGTCTTCTCTGAATCTTCCTGCTTCTATTTCCTTCTGCATATTTTTATTGGTTGCTGCCAATACTCTTACATCAACTTTTATTTCTTTGTCACTTCCTACAGGAGAAACTTTGCTTTCCTGTAATGCTCTCAATACTTTTGCCTGAGCAATAAGGCTCATATCACCAATTTCATCCAGGAAAATAGTACCTCCATTAGCCTGTTCAAATTTTCCTTGTTTATCCTTGATAGCCCCTGTAAAAGATCCCTTTACGTGGCCAAAAAGCTCAGACTCTATAAGTTCAGAAGGAATGGCAGCACAGTTTACTTCAATCATCGGGCCTTTTGCTCTCTCACTTTGATTGTGAATAGCATGCGCTACAAGCTCTTTTCCGGCCCCGTTGGGACCTGTGATTAAAACTCTGGCATCAGAAACAGCAACTTTATCAATCATGTCCTGAATCTTCTGTAATTCTGCAGACTGGCCGATCATTTGATATTTTTTGCTTACTTTTTTCTTAAGCGTTTTATTTTCGGTTTGAAGGTTTTTATTTTCTTTCTTCAGAGACTCTTTCGTTAAAGCATTTTTAACGCTTGTAATCAGTCTGTTGATGTCTATAGGCTTGGAAATAAAATCATAAGCACCCTCCTTTAAACAGGAAACTGCAGAATCAATATCTGCGTGCCCTGAAATCATAATGAAAGTAGTTTCAGGCTTTAGTGCTAAACTTTGCTTTAAAAGCTCAGTTCCCGAAAGTTTGGGCATTTTGATGTCAGAAATTACCAATGCAAAGTCTTCTTTCTCTACCTGTTTATAGCCTTCAAGGCCATCTTCAGCGATTACAAATTCATAATCAGTAAGTTCATCTGAGAGGATACTGTGAAGAACTCCCGATATTGCTTTTTCGTCTTCTACGATAAGGATTTTTTGCATAGTTGCAAATTTAGAAATTTTTGATTGAATTATTAGCAAAAACCATACCTAAATGATCTATTTTGTATAATCTCTTCTTCCGAAAATGGCAGAACCGACTCTTACCGAATTAGCGCCACATTCTATCGCAATAGGGAAGTCATCACTCATTCCCATTGATAATGTTTGTAAAGATTTTTGCTTATCCAGCTCATCAAAAAGACTTTTTAATATTGAAAATTCTTTTCTGATCTGCTGTTCATCATCGGTGAATGTTGCCATTCCCATTAATCCTGTAATTTTTATATTTGAAAATGCTCCGTCGGTATATTTTTGGAATAAAGCTCTGGCTTCATTAGTTTCTAATCCAAATTTGCTTTCTTCTTCAGCAATTTTTACCTGAAGTAAAACTTTAATTTTTCTATCGTACTTTGCTGCCTCTTTGTTGATTTCTAACATTAATTTTTCAGAATCAACACTTTGGATTGTATCTATAAACTCGGCAATATATTTTACCTTATTGGTTTGCAGATGCCCGATCAGATGCCATTGAATATCTTTAGGAAGAAGCGGATATTTTTCCATTACTTCCTGAACTTTATTCTCACCAAAGACTCTTTGACCTAAATCGTAGACTTCCTGAATTGCTGAAACCGGATGTGTTTTGGATACAGCAACCAACTGTACATGTGCCGGAAGCTGGCTTTTTATTGTATTATAATATTCCTGAATGCTCATGATTGCAAATTTCTGAATTTTAAAAGCAAAAAACGAATTAATTTATAAATTTTAGAATCAGTTTAACGAATAAAAAAGTCAAAAAAATGATTGTCTGTCATTCTGAACGAAACTAATAGCAATGAAGAATCTATTTTGAATAAAGCTGAGATCCTTCCTTCGTCAGAATGGCAGACAACCAAGAATATTTATATTAATTCAACACTTCATTAATCTTAGGATATTCCGAAATTTTTCTGAAAACAAATCGATTGCTTTTCTGGAGCTTTTCAATAAACAAATCAAGTTCATTGATAGAATCAGCATCTGTTAGATACTGATCATGAGTAAGAAAAACAAGATGTCTTGAAGTCTTTTCCAGGTCATTGAAAAAAATACTGTCCACTTTTTTCAGCATAGCTTCATGATTGCCTTTCAGCGCCATTTTCTGACCGGGTTTCCATTCCAGATCCCAACCAATTACTTTATAGCCGGCTTCTTTAAGTTTATTGGCAGCTTCCGTAGAACTTTTAAGATCGGTTACATTCGTATGATTAAGTCTCCAAATATTCCTTCCTGGTGTTCTGGCTATTTTATCGTATAATTTTAAGCTGTCTTTAGCTGTATCAAAATCATGAACAACACCTGCCGGATTTTTATAAAAATCGGTATATTTATTATTGGCATGTGTAAAGCTGTGATTTGCAAGCTCTATCAGCGGGTCTTTTTTCAGGAGCTCAAAATCATTTTTCTGTGTTTTGCTCCCATATACATGTTTTCCAACTATAAAAGCGGTTGCGCAAACATTTCTTTTGTTCAGGATTTTCAGAAGATTTTTTGTTCCTTGATTCGGACCATCATCAAAGGTAAGATAGATTACTCTTTTGTCGGAGGCTACGTCTTCATCATCAATTTTAGGAACTGTTTTTGCGACGGGATGTTCCTGTGAAATCAGTTTTTCTGATTCTTTCTTGTCGTTTTTACGGTTGCAACCATGGAATAAAATTGAAGTTGCACTCACCAATGCAAACATCCCAAGAAAAGTCTTGTTTCTAGACTTTTCCGCAAAAGTTTTTTTCATAAAATCAAAAAGGAATTTAAATTGTTAAAAAGAGTTAATTTTTCAAAATTATTCTTAACAAATTATGTGCCGAATTTTGATTAAATTCTGTTTTTTAAGGATATTTTAATAACTTAATTTTACTCAAGTAATTCTTTTAAATATAAAGCGTTATTAATGGCCGCTGTTCCCCATGTATTATTGAAAAAGATAAATGTTTTCTTTTTCATATTTACAATATTTTCAGCAAGATCTTTAAGGAATTCTAAACTATATTCGGATTTGTAAAGGACAGGTTTCCCATGAAGTCTGTAATATAGAATTTCAGGATGATTAATGATAATCTCTTCAGGTAGATTTCCCGGGAAACTTACTCCGGAAAAAATGATATTATGATCTTTTAGAATTTTAAAAATCTCATTGTTCCACCAAGACTCATGACGGAATTCAATAACATTCAAACAGACAAGATTGATATTGTTAAGGATGAGATCAATATTTTCCTGTGTATTTTTGAAAGAAGGAGGGAACTGGTAGAGAAAGCCGGAAAGCTTTTCTTTTAAGTGATCCTGAATATGAGTACAAAATGCTGTAATATCCTCTTTACAGTCTTTCAGGCGTTTTTCGTGAGAAATTATTTTCGGAATTTTAATAAAAAACTTAAAATCTTCAGGAGTTTCATTTCTCCATTTCAGAAGGGTTTTAGCTGTTGGATTCCTGTAAAATGTTGAATTGATTTCTACACAGTTGAATTTTTGGCAATATAAAGAAAGAAAGTCTTTACTTTTTGCATCTTCAGGGTATAATGATCCTTTCCAATCATTATTGTAAAAGCCTGAGCAACCAATATAAAGACTTTCTTTCTTCATGTTTATTTAATATCTAAGTCGACCGAATTCAACCGGAGTGAATTCAAAATCACCGATAGTGAACTGAAGCTCATCGCTGCGGCTGCAATCATTGGTGATAAAAGAATTCCAAAAAAAGGATACAATAATCCTGCCGCAATTGGAACACCTAACACGTTATAAATAAAAGCAAAAAACAAATTCTCCTTAATGTTTCTCAATAGTTTTTCACTGAGTAATTTTGCTTTGGCAACCCCTAAGATATCACCTTTTAACAAAGTTATTTCTGCGCTTTCGATAGCGACATCGGTTCCTGTCCCCATCGCAATTCCGATATTAGCTTGAGCCAGAGCAGGAGAGTCATTGATACCGTCACCGGTCATGGCAACGATTTTACCTTGCTGCTGAAGTTTTTTGACTTCATTCAATTTATCTTCAGGATGACAGTTGGCTTTAAAATGTTTAATGCCCAGCTCTGCAGCAACCGCTTTTGCAGTATGTTCATTATCTCCGGTCATCATCATTACATCTACACCCTCGCTTAATAACTGCTGAACTGCTTTTTTAGAACTTTCTTTAATCTTATCTGTAAAACTAATAAACCCTAAAGCCTGATTTTCCTGAGCAATATAAGAGATGGTATGAGCTTTTGACTGTATTTCAATAGCTTTTTGTTTTAAGTTTTCTGGAACTGATATTTGACTGGAAGTTAATAAGCTTTCATTCCCCAAATAAACAGTTTTCCCATTAATAATTCCTTTCACCCCTTTTCCTGAAACATTTTCAAATTTTTCTACTTTTTCAGGAGAGATATTTTCATCTTTTGCTTTTTTAATTACCGCATTTGATAGAGGATGTTCAGAATTCTGGTTTAATGAATACGCCAGTTTCAGGATTGAATTTTTATCTGCATTAAGAGTTTCAATATATTTTACAGATGGTTTTCCTTCTGTTAAAGTGCCTGTTTTATCAGTAATTAGAACATTTACCTTATTCATTTCTTCAAGTGCTTCTGCATTTTTTATAAGAATTCCGTTTTTAGCACCTTTCCCGATTCCCACCATTAAAGACATAGGAGTAGCCAAACCTAACGCACAAGGACAGGCAACAATTAAAACAGCTACAGCATTCACAAAAGCAAACAGACTTCTTTTACCTTCCGGTCCGAAAAACTGCCATAGAATGAATGTTAAAACCGCAATTAAAATAACAGCAGGAACAAAAACTTTTGAAACTTTATCTGTCAGTTTTTGAATCGGAGCTTTACTTCGGCTGGCTTCATTCACCATTTTAATGATCTGTGAAAGTAGAGTTTCATCGCCCACTTTTTCAGCTTTCATAATGAAAACCTGGTTGCCGTTGATGGTTCCTGAAGATACTTTATCATTAATGCTTTTTTCAACAGGAATAGGCTCTCCCGTGATCATACTCTCATCTATATAAGAACTCCCTTCCGTTATTTTTCCGTCGACAGGAATTTTTTCTCCAGGCTTTACTTTTAATAAATCTCCGATTTTCACCTGTGAAAGCAGCACTTTCTTTTCTTCTCCGTTTACGATAAGATTAGCTTCATCCGGTGAAAGATTCATCAGTTCACGAATGGCGTTCCCTGTTTTTTTATGAGCGGCAGCTTCCATAAGTTGTCCTAAGATCACCAATGTTAAAATAACACATACCGCTTCAAAATATAAGGGTACTCCATGATTGTGACCCCGAATTTCATGAGGAATCATATTCGGAAAGGCCAAAGCGACAATACTGAAAATAAATGCTGCGGCAACCCCCAAAGCAATTAAGCTGAACATATTCAAATTCCAGGTTTTAAAAGAAACCCAGCCTCTTTTCATCAAAAACCAACCTGAATACAACAGGACAGGAAGGGTTAAAATAAGCTCAATAACACCCTGAACTTGATGTGAAAAGGGGAAATCAATAAACATTCCACCCATCGAAAGTATAAAAACAGGAATAGTAAAGGCTAAAGAAATAATGAATTTTCTTTTCAGAATGGTATATGTTTCATCTTCCTCATCGTCATTTGTATCAGGCATTCTTACTAAGTCCATTCCACAAATAGGACAGCTCCCGGGTTCATCTCTTATGATTTCGGGATGCATCGGGCAGGTATATTTTGCCGCTTTTTTTTCGGGATATTTCACCAAATCCATACCACAGACCGGACAGCCTACATTAGTATCGTATACTTTATCTCCCTCACAGTACATCGGGCAGTAATATTTACCTGCCATTTCATCTGTAACCTTCGGAGCTTGATGATGATGATGATGATGATCATGGGTATGGTGATGCGAATGAGTTTCTGCATTTTTTACCAAATCATCCGTAATTTCTTCCAAATGCATATGACAAACAGGACAATCGTCTTTCTCATTATACATCTTATCTCCTTCGCAGAACATAGGACAATAATATTTTCCGATATTATCTTTAAAATTTTCAGGTAAATGAGTAGAAGAGTAGGTAGGCTTATGATTAGGATCTTTTGCTAACTTTTCTTCGATAGGAACCAGATACATATTACAAACCGGACATCTTTTCCCCTGCTGGAAATAAACTTTATCCCCTTCACATTCCATGGGACAATAATAAACTGATGAGGGAGAAACTCTGTCTTGTGGTTTGACAAAAGCTTTTTCGGGATTATCCGGATCGTCTAATTTGTAGTTTCCTATTTCTTCCAATGCCCTATTTAAGGTATTTAATTCAATATCTTTTCCGGAAGTGATGGTAACCGTATTCGTTTCTAGGTTAACATCAGCTTTTACATCTTCAATACTGTTCAGTTTTTCAGAAATCTTTTTCTGGCAACCGGAGCAGGTCATTCCGAGTATTTTATATTGTTTTTCCATGATCCTTTATTTATAGTACAAATTTCCAACATGCAGCAGAAAGGTTGTTATAAATTTAAGGATAATGTTTATAGAATTTGGAAGAGAAATTAGAGTTTTGAAATTCATTTATAATCAAAACTCTAATGTTTTTTTATTTTCAGATAAGATCCAGCGGTTTTCGGTTGTGAACTTTCAGCTTTTTGAATTCTGTAGGAGTGAATCCTGAACTGTTTCTGAATTGTGATGACAGGTGCTGCACACTTTTATAACCGAGCTTTCCAGCTATTTCCGTCAATGTAAATTCATTGTATAAAAGTAATTCTTTCACTTTTTCAATTTTTTGAAGAATAAAGAACTGCTCTAATGTAACATTCTCATTTTGAGAAAAAGTTTTTGAAAGAGAACTGTAATCTTTATGGATTTTTGATGTTAAAAACTCGGAAAGGAGAAAATTTTCATCAATATCAAGCTCACTGATTTTTGTAATGATCAGGTTTTTAATCTTTTCAATAAGCTGATGAGCTGAGTCTTTTATTCTTTCAAAACCTGTTTCTGAAAGATGTTTTTCTATATTCTCAAGATCCTGTTCCGAAACATCAGATTCTGTCTCCACTTCACCAAGATTAATGGACTTAATTTTCACCTGAGCTTCATTGAAAATACTGGTAACCGCAGAAATACACCTGCCACAAACCATATTTTTTATGAAAATCTTCATTGCTGATCCTGATTGTTTAGCAATCTGTCTTTTACGAATTCAACTTTTGTTTTTCCGTGTGGAGCGGGATTTCCGTCCTCGTCTAAATTCACCATTACAATTCGGTCAACAGTAATAATGGTTTGATGCGTCATTTTATTTCGTACTTCACATCTTAAGGTAAGAGAGGTAGAGCCGAAAGCTGAAACTTCAATACCAATTTCTATAATATCACCTTGTTTTGCTGAGCTCACAAAGTTGATTTCTGATATGAATTTTGTAACTACTT
Above is a genomic segment from Chryseobacterium geocarposphaerae containing:
- a CDS encoding Crp/Fnr family transcriptional regulator; translation: MLRTNQPFLDYLEKLYENQDHKDKIVLKSFEKGEKILTQNEVSTKIMLIKSGITKCFFVEENDKEYIVEFLGKGEIIGEIEVIKNVPCLCSIEAITEVTVYSMTIPYFQSLIKNDLTLNNLLLDVFADRIFNTSSRASYQQLHTTEHTLSQLLEVKSKEMKISKEDMAAYLGITVRSLNRAFKELKEKERDE
- a CDS encoding GNAT family N-acetyltransferase, which encodes MEELTFRNAAIEDLPRIVDIYNSTIASRMVTADTEEISVESRYKWFYEHSPEKRPLWMIEDDKNNVVGWVSFSSFYGRPAYNGTVEISIYMDESSRGKGFGKKVLQHCIDNAGKLGVKTLLGFIFLHNEPSLKLFRHFGFEDWGTLPNVAVLDGVERTLKILGKRISD
- a CDS encoding Ig-like domain-containing protein, whose translation is MKSKIISALLILSISKVYSQKNNYIFTSDIDHYWEAYDQIKKTDDNNKKHQLINTLYIDKASDGLKSFMKKRDLTDSLFVKNIEKLPKFWSSIRNSTLQINGEQKKIEKHIRKLKKIYPELKPANIYFIIGGLTSGGTTNSDMVLIGSEILVGNPNTDTSELSSAWLKNTFKHRKYLDVVFLTVHEYVHTNQKDGYVNLLGHSIREGSCDFIAELVLGKPIKTSYIEYGKSNLSKVKEDFKAEMYSNRSDKWLYNGKISENPDLGYFIGYEISKSYYQNHPDKKQAVKDIIELDFGSEKAIDEFVEKSKFFGNTINKGEIIKKYEANMPKVVKIEPFDNQSKNVDPEIKQIKITFSKKMKNVSLNFSKNGKEHFPLQKELGFENDKTTLILETVALKPNTTYDFYITNRNTESEDGYQFGTAEYKIEFTTRP
- a CDS encoding MATE family efflux transporter, which gives rise to MSFLNKKYTKETLALALPVMLTQVGQVSVNLFDNIIVGKLLGADALASVSLGNAVFFSMFVLALGFSFAIPPLVSEAHSQHDHKTINSVFSHGFVINMSVGIILMGILFLGMPLLYHSGQPAKIIPDTVDFLTIMAISIVPFMAFQTLREVSEGLSYTIGVTKATIIANVINIVLNYVFIKGLWIFPEMGVKGSALASLIARIFMVVFLYIVLLKEPKTKQYIKAFSLKVEVFSKKMFDKMVRLGLPTALQMFFEVTAFAGAAFICGLISAHDIASHQIALSMASFTFNLCVGFSVASTVMIGRKLGEQNYVELRKVGINNLKIAFIFMCICGIVFILGRNILPTFFTKKEEIEVISLASKLMIIAALFQLSDGIQVTALGTLRGLQDVKIPSIYTFIAYWLITIPLGYFLCVTLKMGAFGMWIALGLGLTISALFLVKRFLNMSAKKIKLNP
- a CDS encoding sigma-54-dependent transcriptional regulator, with protein sequence MQKILIVEDEKAISGVLHSILSDELTDYEFVIAEDGLEGYKQVEKEDFALVISDIKMPKLSGTELLKQSLALKPETTFIMISGHADIDSAVSCLKEGAYDFISKPIDINRLITSVKNALTKESLKKENKNLQTENKTLKKKVSKKYQMIGQSAELQKIQDMIDKVAVSDARVLITGPNGAGKELVAHAIHNQSERAKGPMIEVNCAAIPSELIESELFGHVKGSFTGAIKDKQGKFEQANGGTIFLDEIGDMSLIAQAKVLRALQESKVSPVGSDKEIKVDVRVLAATNKNMQKEIEAGRFREDLYHRLSVIEIYVPPLDERKEDIKLLVEHFSGMIADEHGTATKKFDDKAIEALKALSWTGNIRELRNVVERLIILGGSTVSAEDVASFVRK
- a CDS encoding YggS family pyridoxal phosphate-dependent enzyme, translating into MSIQEYYNTIKSQLPAHVQLVAVSKTHPVSAIQEVYDLGQRVFGENKVQEVMEKYPLLPKDIQWHLIGHLQTNKVKYIAEFIDTIQSVDSEKLMLEINKEAAKYDRKIKVLLQVKIAEEESKFGLETNEARALFQKYTDGAFSNIKITGLMGMATFTDDEQQIRKEFSILKSLFDELDKQKSLQTLSMGMSDDFPIAIECGANSVRVGSAIFGRRDYTK
- a CDS encoding polysaccharide deacetylase family protein — its product is MKKTFAEKSRNKTFLGMFALVSATSILFHGCNRKNDKKESEKLISQEHPVAKTVPKIDDEDVASDKRVIYLTFDDGPNQGTKNLLKILNKRNVCATAFIVGKHVYGSKTQKNDFELLKKDPLIELANHSFTHANNKYTDFYKNPAGVVHDFDTAKDSLKLYDKIARTPGRNIWRLNHTNVTDLKSSTEAANKLKEAGYKVIGWDLEWKPGQKMALKGNHEAMLKKVDSIFFNDLEKTSRHLVFLTHDQYLTDADSINELDLFIEKLQKSNRFVFRKISEYPKINEVLN
- a CDS encoding DUF72 domain-containing protein is translated as MKKESLYIGCSGFYNNDWKGSLYPEDAKSKDFLSLYCQKFNCVEINSTFYRNPTAKTLLKWRNETPEDFKFFIKIPKIISHEKRLKDCKEDITAFCTHIQDHLKEKLSGFLYQFPPSFKNTQENIDLILNNINLVCLNVIEFRHESWWNNEIFKILKDHNIIFSGVSFPGNLPEEIIINHPEILYYRLHGKPVLYKSEYSLEFLKDLAENIVNMKKKTFIFFNNTWGTAAINNALYLKELLE